A single Tenacibaculum sp. Bg11-29 DNA region contains:
- a CDS encoding Crp/Fnr family transcriptional regulator encodes MTREKHISELRLKFESYAPISNESWLLIESIISFKQLEKDEILLRNGQVAKNVYFICKGAMRAYVTDYEGNIYNKNIFLENDFAGSTVSYLLKTPSNFTLEALEKTILISLDYKKYRQFIELNIDLKNFYIAYLENNWIIEKEQREVSLVMENATERYLKLLQKHPNIDQRIQKLHIASHLGITPTQLSRIRKNINKI; translated from the coding sequence TTGACAAGAGAAAAGCACATTTCAGAATTAAGATTAAAATTTGAAAGTTACGCTCCAATTTCTAATGAATCTTGGTTGTTAATTGAATCGATAATTTCATTTAAACAATTAGAAAAAGATGAAATTCTACTAAGAAACGGGCAAGTTGCAAAAAATGTGTATTTTATTTGCAAAGGGGCTATGCGAGCATATGTAACAGATTATGAAGGAAACATTTACAATAAAAATATTTTTCTTGAAAATGATTTTGCTGGGTCTACCGTCTCATATTTATTAAAAACCCCATCAAACTTCACATTAGAAGCACTTGAAAAAACGATTCTTATTAGCCTTGATTATAAAAAGTACAGACAGTTTATTGAGCTAAATATCGATTTAAAAAATTTCTATATCGCTTATTTAGAAAATAATTGGATTATTGAAAAAGAGCAGCGAGAAGTTTCTTTAGTAATGGAAAACGCGACTGAAAGATATCTAAAACTACTTCAAAAACATCCAAATATCGATCAACGAATACAAAAACTACATATCGCTTCGCATTTAGGCATTACCCCTACACAATTAAGTAGAATAAGAAAAAACATAAATAAAATTTAG
- a CDS encoding DMT family transporter has translation MTSKYNLLILAFIGGVFLAMQGGLNTRLGILLKNPVLASLVAFFSSTVFALIFVLFNFKAIPTILQIREIPFYLWFTGGFFSVLGISLYYYTIPKLGISTMISIGLFGQLIFAVIAGNYGWLNLPLEPITLKKIIGISSMIIGVLLINIK, from the coding sequence ATGACAAGTAAATATAACTTATTAATTTTAGCTTTTATTGGTGGTGTATTTTTAGCTATGCAAGGTGGTTTAAATACACGATTGGGTATTCTTTTAAAGAACCCTGTGTTGGCTAGTCTAGTCGCATTTTTTAGTAGTACTGTGTTTGCCCTAATATTTGTACTATTCAATTTTAAAGCTATACCAACAATCCTACAAATAAGAGAAATACCTTTTTATCTGTGGTTTACAGGTGGTTTTTTTAGTGTTTTAGGAATAAGCTTATACTACTACACGATTCCAAAATTAGGAATTTCTACAATGATTTCAATTGGACTCTTTGGTCAATTAATCTTTGCAGTAATTGCAGGAAACTACGGTTGGTTAAATTTACCATTAGAACCGATAACTTTAAAAAAAATAATTGGAATTTCATCAATGATTATTGGAGTCTTATTAATTAATATAAAATGA
- a CDS encoding DUF2314 domain-containing protein, with translation MGIFRKKNNKSESNNEDIFYAQQDDKMKNAYIQAQQNFKYFWRELSWEYRRIVPAHDFAMVKIPFEQIVAEQTAPLVEHMWINNINFNGEFITGELVNTPNELTNVTKGDLISKKINEIDDWMLAIQGKTYGGFTIQAMRSEMNEEERKNHDEAWGLDFGDYNEVLLVYKQKENPENLLEHPMSKNMVENMRIFLKENPNEIATKDEHGLTILHKETIAGNKINVEILLELGADKTNKSKSNKTALEYGKLMNWETITELLD, from the coding sequence ATGGGAATATTTAGGAAAAAAAATAACAAGAGTGAATCAAATAATGAAGATATTTTTTACGCACAACAAGATGATAAAATGAAAAATGCCTATATACAGGCACAACAGAATTTTAAATATTTTTGGAGAGAACTGTCTTGGGAATATAGACGAATAGTTCCTGCACATGACTTTGCAATGGTAAAAATTCCATTCGAACAAATAGTCGCTGAACAAACAGCGCCACTGGTTGAACATATGTGGATTAATAACATCAACTTTAATGGTGAGTTTATCACTGGTGAATTGGTAAATACCCCAAATGAATTAACTAATGTTACGAAAGGAGATTTAATATCAAAAAAAATCAACGAAATAGATGATTGGATGCTAGCAATTCAAGGAAAAACATATGGAGGTTTTACAATTCAAGCAATGCGCTCTGAAATGAACGAGGAAGAAAGAAAAAATCATGATGAAGCTTGGGGATTGGATTTTGGAGATTATAATGAAGTTTTATTGGTTTACAAACAAAAAGAGAACCCTGAAAATTTACTAGAACATCCGATGAGTAAAAATATGGTTGAAAATATGCGCATATTTTTAAAAGAAAATCCAAATGAAATAGCTACAAAAGATGAGCACGGGCTCACCATTTTACATAAAGAAACAATTGCTGGTAATAAAATAAATGTTGAAATTTTACTAGAATTAGGTGCTGATAAAACAAATAAATCTAAATCAAATAAAACAGCTTTAGAATATGGAAAGTTAATGAATTGGGAGACTATAACAGAACTATTAGATTAA
- a CDS encoding peptidase yields the protein MFKVAIKSKEDEDISILIKVANHSFNYVCDCGEAKSLTVKECQNINAIFISHTHIDHFVNFDTILRHQIGIKRKVVICGPRGIIDQVQNRIKSYCWNLIEKDAISYEIREILTKNKIKTTILNPPLWEKEEIKEINNTVIFKEKDFLVNFDILDHKTASICYLFKENDKTKIELNNNFKGGKWASELKKAFETNNENLIITVNNKDYLAKELFHMVTSQKGKKVGVIMDHSANTENHKKIKELFINADEVYIECFYKDEDKEFAIKNYHSYASMSGKIMKETNVKNAIPVHFSRKYDEYEILQLIKQFENAKK from the coding sequence ATGTTTAAAGTAGCTATTAAAAGCAAAGAAGATGAGGATATTTCTATTTTAATAAAAGTAGCTAATCATTCATTTAATTATGTATGTGATTGTGGTGAGGCTAAAAGTTTAACTGTAAAAGAATGTCAAAACATAAATGCAATTTTCATAAGCCATACTCATATAGATCATTTTGTGAATTTTGACACTATTCTAAGACATCAAATTGGTATTAAACGAAAAGTTGTTATTTGCGGACCTAGAGGCATAATTGACCAAGTTCAAAACCGTATTAAAAGTTATTGTTGGAATCTTATTGAGAAAGATGCTATCTCATACGAGATTAGAGAAATTCTAACAAAAAATAAAATTAAAACAACTATTTTAAATCCGCCTTTGTGGGAAAAAGAAGAAATTAAAGAAATAAACAATACTGTAATATTTAAAGAAAAAGACTTTTTAGTAAATTTTGATATTCTTGATCATAAAACAGCTTCTATCTGTTATTTATTTAAAGAAAATGATAAAACTAAAATTGAACTTAACAATAATTTTAAAGGTGGGAAATGGGCTTCTGAACTAAAAAAAGCCTTTGAAACAAACAATGAAAATTTAATAATTACTGTTAATAATAAAGATTATTTAGCAAAAGAATTATTTCACATGGTAACCTCTCAAAAGGGAAAAAAAGTTGGTGTTATTATGGATCATAGTGCGAATACAGAAAATCATAAGAAAATAAAAGAGCTATTTATTAATGCTGATGAGGTATACATTGAATGTTTTTATAAAGATGAAGACAAAGAGTTTGCTATAAAAAATTACCACAGTTATGCATCTATGTCAGGAAAAATAATGAAGGAAACAAATGTTAAAAATGCAATTCCGGTTCATTTTTCTCGTAAATATGATGAATATGAAATTCTACAATTAATTAAACAATTTGAAAATGCGAAAAAATGA
- a CDS encoding Sir2 family NAD-dependent protein deacetylase has product MDKLNNIIEEVLLKEKRNKFTFLTGAGISADSGIPTYRGSDGIWVKGTKFHKPEEFGTYKYFTEHQEEVWQYTLFRKKMIESAKPNKSHKILADLEKILNDRFHLITQNIDNLHRRAGNENIYEIHGNYREVKCSKICNKIIPIPNNITGKDIKEELRKDEINALKCTECGNWLRPNILWFDEYYNEKTNKRFSSLKIAKNSGILFIVGTSGATNLPLEIARTTLKYGGYVIDLNIEDNHFTELLKNKKRALIVRERSSEILPIIKEQIEKNLKKTI; this is encoded by the coding sequence ATGGATAAATTAAACAATATAATAGAAGAAGTATTATTAAAAGAAAAACGAAATAAATTTACTTTTCTAACTGGTGCAGGAATATCTGCTGATAGTGGAATTCCAACATATCGTGGATCAGACGGAATTTGGGTTAAAGGAACTAAGTTTCATAAACCTGAAGAGTTTGGAACATATAAATACTTTACAGAACATCAAGAAGAAGTTTGGCAATACACATTGTTTAGAAAAAAAATGATTGAAAGCGCTAAACCAAATAAAAGTCATAAAATACTTGCTGACCTTGAAAAAATATTAAATGATCGATTTCATTTGATAACCCAAAATATCGACAATCTTCATAGAAGAGCTGGGAATGAAAACATTTACGAAATTCACGGAAACTATAGAGAAGTTAAATGCTCTAAAATCTGTAATAAAATAATACCTATTCCTAACAATATTACAGGAAAAGATATAAAAGAAGAGCTTAGAAAAGATGAAATTAACGCTTTAAAATGTACTGAATGTGGAAATTGGCTAAGACCAAATATTTTATGGTTTGACGAATACTACAATGAAAAAACGAACAAAAGATTCAGCTCTTTAAAAATTGCAAAAAATAGTGGAATTCTTTTTATTGTTGGAACATCAGGTGCAACTAACTTGCCTTTAGAAATTGCCAGAACAACTTTAAAATATGGTGGGTATGTTATTGATCTGAATATTGAGGATAATCATTTTACGGAACTTTTAAAGAATAAAAAAAGAGCACTAATAGTTAGAGAGCGAAGTAGTGAAATACTTCCTATAATAAAGGAACAAATAGAAAAGAATCTAAAAAAAACTATCTAA
- a CDS encoding helix-turn-helix transcriptional regulator — translation MLQFPEYLEKEHVCIQSIKRDIQAFYMEKNKSFLDEKILQTKHCLEIVLSGACTVISSVDVQKLEKNAIQFRKRGNYIIESTEDYSSVVYYFENPFILSFLKEHVISYSKEIIHAEISPFTFQTLPFILSNVHETINVIKSNREYRGCITKLSLHQILLQILDKSKDKKYVSFLKYLVNNKKLDLPYYMETNFTKNLNLETLAKQTGRSLSAFKTDFKKEFNTSPMKWLIDRRLTYANYLIRTTEGAISDIAYQSGFENISHFSRVYKEKYSYSPVKTRE, via the coding sequence ATGTTACAATTTCCAGAATATTTAGAAAAAGAGCACGTATGCATTCAGAGTATAAAAAGAGATATACAAGCTTTTTATATGGAAAAAAATAAGAGTTTTTTAGATGAAAAAATTCTACAAACCAAACATTGTTTAGAAATAGTGTTGAGTGGGGCATGTACAGTTATTAGTTCTGTAGATGTGCAAAAACTTGAAAAAAATGCGATTCAATTTAGAAAAAGAGGGAATTACATTATTGAAAGCACCGAAGATTATTCGAGCGTAGTTTATTATTTTGAAAACCCTTTTATTTTAAGTTTTTTAAAAGAACATGTTATTTCCTATTCAAAAGAAATAATACATGCAGAAATATCTCCTTTTACCTTTCAAACCTTACCATTTATCTTGTCTAATGTTCATGAAACTATTAATGTGATCAAAAGTAATAGAGAATATAGAGGATGTATTACTAAACTTTCACTACATCAAATTTTATTGCAAATTCTGGATAAGTCTAAGGATAAAAAGTATGTATCGTTCCTTAAATATTTGGTTAATAATAAAAAGTTAGACTTACCTTATTATATGGAAACTAATTTCACCAAAAATCTTAATTTAGAAACCTTAGCGAAACAAACAGGACGTAGTTTAAGTGCTTTTAAGACCGATTTTAAAAAAGAATTTAATACTTCACCCATGAAATGGTTAATCGACCGTAGGTTAACTTATGCCAATTATTTAATACGAACAACAGAAGGTGCTATTTCGGATATTGCGTATCAATCTGGGTTCGAAAATATTTCTCATTTTTCTAGAGTCTATAAAGAAAAATATAGTTATAGTCCTGTTAAAACTAGAGAATAG
- a CDS encoding cysteine hydrolase family protein, giving the protein MKTALIVVDLQNDYFKGGDWELVGTEAAAKKAGELLDFARENDMLVVHIRHEFTTTEAPFFRPNSKGAEIHSSVANLENEPVVLKHFINSFRETNLKEILDAQNIERVLVCGAMSHMCIGGITRAANDFGYKCTVAHDACATLDLEFNDVKVPAKYVHAAFMASLAFAYADVKSTKEVIATL; this is encoded by the coding sequence ATGAAAACAGCATTAATCGTAGTGGATTTACAAAATGATTATTTTAAAGGTGGTGATTGGGAACTTGTAGGAACAGAAGCAGCAGCAAAAAAAGCAGGAGAATTACTTGATTTTGCAAGAGAAAATGACATGCTTGTAGTGCATATTAGACATGAGTTTACAACAACTGAGGCTCCATTTTTTAGACCTAATTCTAAAGGTGCGGAAATACATTCATCGGTTGCAAATTTAGAAAATGAACCAGTTGTTTTAAAGCATTTTATTAATAGCTTTCGTGAAACAAACTTGAAAGAAATTTTAGATGCACAAAATATTGAAAGAGTTTTAGTGTGTGGAGCTATGAGTCATATGTGTATTGGTGGTATTACTCGTGCTGCAAACGACTTTGGTTACAAATGTACCGTTGCTCATGATGCTTGTGCAACATTAGACTTAGAGTTTAATGATGTAAAAGTACCAGCTAAATATGTACATGCTGCTTTTATGGCTTCTCTAGCATTTGCTTATGCAGATGTAAAATCAACAAAAGAAGTGATAGCTACTCTATAA
- a CDS encoding YceI family protein, producing the protein MKNLTKNTVLIAILAFITFSFTTINSKKEIKIKNSNVVWKGYKVTGAHQGTIAIKSGHLNFNEDKLTGGEFTIDMSSISSTDLQGEYKGKLEGHLKSDDFFGVKKFPTASLVFKKVKSVSKNAYKIIADITIKGKTEKVSFNLSVYGNKANASLKIDRTKFDVKYGSTSFFDGLKDKAIYDEFDLIVDLEF; encoded by the coding sequence ATGAAAAACTTAACTAAAAACACAGTACTTATTGCAATACTTGCATTTATTACATTCTCATTTACTACAATTAACAGTAAAAAAGAAATTAAAATAAAAAACAGTAACGTTGTTTGGAAAGGGTATAAAGTTACCGGTGCTCATCAAGGAACAATAGCTATTAAATCTGGACATTTAAATTTTAATGAAGATAAATTAACCGGTGGAGAGTTTACTATAGATATGTCTTCAATTTCGAGTACCGACTTACAAGGTGAATACAAAGGTAAGCTAGAAGGTCATTTAAAATCTGATGATTTCTTTGGTGTTAAAAAATTTCCAACAGCATCTCTAGTTTTCAAAAAAGTAAAATCTGTTAGTAAAAACGCATATAAAATAATAGCAGACATTACTATTAAGGGTAAAACTGAAAAGGTTTCGTTTAATCTTTCTGTTTACGGAAATAAAGCAAATGCATCGTTAAAAATTGATAGAACAAAATTCGATGTAAAATATGGCTCTACAAGTTTCTTTGATGGATTAAAGGATAAGGCTATTTATGATGAATTTGATTTAATTGTTGATTTAGAATTTTAA
- a CDS encoding Crp/Fnr family transcriptional regulator encodes MNNKSLLEYINKFITLTDEEETFLLSKIVHRNYLKDQYIAQQGDICKTVNFIISGCTKTFYMDLEGQEHIVMFSIEDWWTSDLGSFITQTPADFNVQCIEGTQLIQFTYDNLEELYKEIPKLERLFRKIVERAFAASQKRIIRNFSLTAKERYHIFKDSYPAINQRIPQYMIASYLGITKEFLSKIKSQIIQNQ; translated from the coding sequence ATGAATAATAAATCGTTATTAGAATACATAAATAAATTCATTACGCTAACTGATGAAGAAGAAACCTTTTTACTTTCTAAAATAGTTCATAGAAATTACCTTAAAGATCAATATATAGCACAACAGGGAGATATATGTAAAACCGTAAATTTTATTATTTCTGGATGTACAAAAACATTTTATATGGATCTAGAAGGTCAAGAACATATTGTAATGTTCTCAATTGAAGATTGGTGGACATCCGATTTAGGAAGCTTCATAACACAAACCCCTGCTGACTTTAATGTTCAATGCATTGAAGGCACACAGCTTATTCAGTTTACCTACGATAATCTTGAAGAGTTATACAAAGAGATTCCCAAACTCGAACGTCTTTTCAGAAAGATTGTAGAACGTGCTTTTGCAGCTTCACAGAAACGTATTATTAGAAATTTTAGCCTTACTGCCAAAGAACGCTATCATATTTTTAAAGATAGCTACCCTGCTATTAACCAACGAATTCCTCAATACATGATTGCTTCTTACCTAGGTATTACTAAAGAGTTTTTAAGCAAAATTAAAAGCCAAATCATACAAAACCAATAA
- a CDS encoding GNAT family N-acetyltransferase, whose protein sequence is MKNILANIENLTSLWQIICEPFNSNFKEECFNYNLIKNSEWPNKLWFTKDIDMNTVLLAKEKLVSLSTDLTVPYWDIYNSNSFNILEKNGFNLKFEQIGMSLKRDYVFTKLGTVSLKKVSFENETLLWSELFSKSFGYFINPILLTKSQKNTTFYIAYHKNEAIGTGVLHTTNNITGIHSVGVTPEQRRKGYAEQIMKLLINESIKANSNYITLQSSNMGKGLYLKLGFEEQFTIKNYSLQRNLENY, encoded by the coding sequence ATGAAAAACATATTAGCAAATATTGAAAACTTAACCTCGCTTTGGCAAATAATATGCGAACCTTTTAATTCTAACTTTAAAGAAGAATGTTTTAATTATAATTTAATTAAAAACTCTGAGTGGCCAAATAAATTGTGGTTTACTAAAGATATTGATATGAACACTGTGTTATTAGCTAAAGAAAAACTAGTATCGCTATCAACAGATTTAACGGTACCGTATTGGGATATTTACAATAGTAATTCTTTTAATATATTAGAAAAAAATGGATTTAACCTTAAGTTTGAACAAATAGGAATGTCTTTAAAAAGAGATTACGTATTTACAAAATTAGGTACTGTAAGTTTAAAAAAAGTATCTTTTGAAAACGAGACTCTTTTATGGTCGGAATTATTCTCTAAGTCTTTCGGGTATTTTATAAACCCAATATTGCTTACCAAATCTCAAAAAAACACCACTTTTTATATTGCTTATCATAAAAATGAAGCTATAGGAACAGGCGTTTTACATACAACAAACAATATTACGGGTATTCATTCTGTAGGAGTTACTCCTGAACAAAGAAGGAAAGGTTATGCTGAGCAAATAATGAAACTTTTAATAAATGAATCAATTAAAGCAAATAGCAATTATATTACTTTACAATCATCTAATATGGGAAAAGGGTTGTATTTAAAACTAGGGTTTGAAGAACAGTTTACAATAAAAAACTACAGTTTACAACGAAATTTAGAGAACTATTAG
- a CDS encoding GNAT family N-acetyltransferase — MNIKIRKSTEKDFPQILSLIKELATFENAEDQVKNTVEQMVKDKDYFDCFLAETETKEIVGMALYYFAYYTWVGKSLYLDDLYVKQSVRGNKIGSKLLEKLFDIAKKENCNRIRWQVLDWNEPAIQLYKKMGAKLDPNWYNCDFDKKAIKEVII; from the coding sequence ATGAACATTAAAATTAGAAAATCAACAGAAAAAGACTTTCCTCAAATACTATCTTTAATCAAAGAGCTCGCTACTTTTGAAAATGCAGAAGATCAAGTTAAAAATACTGTAGAGCAAATGGTAAAAGATAAAGATTATTTTGATTGCTTTTTAGCAGAAACTGAAACTAAAGAAATCGTAGGTATGGCTCTATATTACTTTGCTTATTATACATGGGTAGGTAAGTCTTTATATTTAGACGATTTGTATGTAAAACAATCTGTTAGAGGAAATAAGATAGGCTCAAAATTACTAGAAAAACTATTTGATATTGCTAAAAAAGAAAACTGCAATCGCATACGCTGGCAAGTATTAGATTGGAATGAACCCGCAATTCAGCTATACAAAAAAATGGGAGCAAAACTTGATCCAAACTGGTATAATTGTGATTTTGATAAAAAAGCAATCAAAGAAGTCATCATATAA
- a CDS encoding sterol desaturase family protein, with product MKDQIKRMRVGEGRISGAISIFLGCLSLVGILCFKFPEQLTTPEFREVYTAEIVENLMLGGIIATFLFALVSILLNKNKQNAVIGICLGALTIVFGGITVEGRTVQEINWSIGLDWLILDLLIMALLFVPIELAFPKNKLQTKFHEEWRTDLIYFGISHLAIQLFGVITKKPAVAFFGWMNLDQVHIFISELPFLVELFLALFITDVFQYWAHRFFHSHHYLWRFHSIHHSTQNMDWLAGSRTHFIDIFFTRSISYIPLYVLGFSTLTFNVYILFIAIHAVLIHANTRINFGFLKYIITTPQYHHWHHCEEPEHYGNNFAVVFPFIDKIFGTYHLPGKEWPKGTGLIDATFPKGFVKQLFFPFTKNPFKNDLLPEEKSNR from the coding sequence ATGAAAGATCAAATTAAACGAATGCGAGTCGGTGAAGGACGAATTAGCGGAGCTATTTCAATATTCCTTGGCTGTCTATCCTTAGTAGGAATATTATGTTTCAAATTCCCAGAACAACTAACAACACCTGAATTCCGAGAGGTTTATACCGCTGAAATTGTTGAAAACCTTATGCTAGGAGGAATCATTGCTACATTTCTTTTTGCACTAGTTAGTATACTACTTAATAAAAACAAACAAAATGCCGTAATAGGAATTTGTTTGGGTGCACTAACAATCGTTTTTGGAGGAATTACAGTTGAAGGTAGGACTGTGCAAGAAATTAACTGGAGTATAGGACTGGATTGGCTTATTTTAGATTTATTAATAATGGCATTACTATTTGTACCTATAGAATTAGCTTTTCCAAAAAACAAGTTACAAACCAAATTTCATGAAGAATGGAGAACTGACCTTATATATTTCGGAATAAGCCATTTAGCTATTCAATTATTTGGAGTTATAACCAAAAAACCAGCAGTTGCCTTTTTTGGTTGGATGAATTTAGATCAGGTTCATATTTTTATTTCAGAATTACCATTTCTAGTTGAGTTATTCCTAGCTTTATTTATAACAGATGTTTTTCAATATTGGGCACATCGTTTTTTTCATTCACACCATTACTTATGGAGATTTCATTCAATTCACCATTCAACACAAAATATGGATTGGCTTGCTGGCTCTCGAACTCATTTTATAGATATATTTTTCACCCGTAGCATATCTTATATACCTCTTTATGTATTAGGTTTTTCTACGCTTACATTTAATGTTTATATTTTATTTATTGCAATTCATGCCGTTTTAATTCATGCCAATACAAGAATTAATTTCGGGTTCTTAAAGTACATTATAACAACACCGCAATACCATCATTGGCATCATTGCGAAGAGCCTGAACATTACGGAAATAATTTTGCTGTTGTGTTTCCTTTTATAGATAAAATCTTTGGAACTTATCACCTGCCTGGAAAAGAATGGCCAAAAGGAACTGGATTAATTGATGCAACATTTCCGAAGGGTTTTGTAAAACAGCTTTTCTTTCCCTTTACAAAGAATCCTTTCAAAAACGACTTATTGCCTGAAGAAAAGAGTAATCGATAA
- the bla gene encoding subclass B1 metallo-beta-lactamase gives MRKLLLVIFIITTAVFISCKKTLAKHNQKKQETSNKKSKTNFVDSLTIYQSKNLIIKKLSNHVYQHVSFLNTDSFGKVSCNGMLVINENKGIVFDTPTDNKSSLELINFVANKLKSKIIALIPTHFHKDCIGGIQIFEENNIPTYATNQTIKLLNNNGKAFTKPVNKFNTNLTLEIGNKKVYAAYLGEGHTKDNIIGYFTEDKVLFGGCLIKKVNASKGNLEDANTNDWSETVRNIKLKYPDTKIVIPGHGKHGGTELLEYTITLFEEK, from the coding sequence ATGAGAAAATTATTACTAGTTATCTTTATTATTACAACAGCAGTTTTTATTTCATGTAAAAAAACTTTAGCTAAACACAATCAGAAAAAACAAGAGACTAGCAACAAGAAATCTAAAACAAATTTTGTTGACAGTTTAACTATTTATCAATCGAAAAATTTGATAATTAAAAAACTTTCTAATCATGTTTATCAACATGTTTCTTTTTTAAATACTGACTCTTTTGGAAAAGTATCCTGTAATGGTATGTTAGTTATAAATGAAAATAAAGGGATAGTTTTTGATACCCCAACTGACAATAAAAGTTCTTTAGAATTAATAAATTTTGTTGCCAATAAACTTAAAAGTAAAATAATAGCACTTATTCCGACTCATTTTCACAAAGATTGCATTGGCGGAATACAAATATTTGAAGAAAATAATATACCAACATATGCTACAAACCAAACTATAAAGTTATTAAACAACAATGGTAAAGCCTTTACAAAACCAGTTAATAAGTTTAATACTAATCTCACTTTAGAAATTGGAAACAAAAAAGTATATGCAGCATATTTAGGAGAAGGTCATACTAAAGATAATATCATAGGTTATTTTACTGAAGACAAAGTTCTGTTTGGTGGATGTTTAATTAAAAAAGTAAATGCAAGTAAGGGGAACTTAGAAGATGCAAACACAAACGATTGGTCAGAGACTGTTCGTAACATAAAATTAAAGTACCCTGACACTAAGATTGTTATTCCTGGACATGGAAAACATGGCGGAACTGAATTATTAGAATATACAATAACTCTTTTTGAAGAAAAATAG
- a CDS encoding nuclear transport factor 2 family protein: MNILLEKISTVNDMILQGKALEAFDQFYHDDVVMQENNNPIIEGKIANRQREEEFFGAITEFRGAQPLKVTIGENTTMVEWHFDYTHKDWGIRNYNQIAVQEWQDGKIIKEKFYYGA; the protein is encoded by the coding sequence ATGAATATACTTTTAGAAAAAATTAGTACCGTTAATGACATGATTCTTCAAGGAAAAGCCTTGGAAGCTTTTGACCAATTTTATCATGACGACGTAGTTATGCAAGAAAACAATAATCCTATTATTGAAGGTAAAATAGCCAATAGACAACGTGAAGAAGAGTTTTTTGGTGCCATTACAGAATTTAGAGGAGCTCAACCTTTAAAAGTAACCATCGGAGAAAACACAACCATGGTAGAATGGCATTTTGATTATACACATAAAGATTGGGGAATTAGAAATTACAATCAAATTGCTGTGCAAGAATGGCAAGACGGAAAAATAATTAAAGAAAAATTTTACTACGGAGCATAA
- a CDS encoding NAD(P)H-dependent oxidoreductase yields the protein MDLINNLEWEYVTKKFDSSKKVSEKKIEQLKKVIQLSTSSYGLQLYKVLIIEEKILREKLKSASYNQNQITEASHLILFCNYATVNESHIDEYFDLKYKTAQLNIANYKEYSDFIKKDISTKSQIEKDKWTSNQTYIALENLLNACAALKIDTCPMEGFNAEKYNEILNLTKQNLSTTVIATVGYRSDKDSSQHSKKIRKPIENIFI from the coding sequence ATGGATTTAATAAACAATCTTGAATGGGAATATGTTACTAAAAAATTTGATTCTTCCAAGAAAGTTTCAGAAAAAAAAATAGAACAACTAAAAAAAGTCATTCAATTATCAACCTCTTCTTATGGTCTTCAATTATATAAAGTATTAATTATTGAAGAGAAAATATTAAGAGAAAAGCTAAAAAGTGCTTCTTATAACCAAAATCAAATAACTGAAGCATCTCATTTAATTCTTTTTTGTAATTACGCGACAGTTAATGAATCACATATAGATGAATACTTCGATCTAAAATATAAAACAGCACAACTTAACATAGCCAATTACAAGGAGTACTCAGATTTCATAAAAAAAGATATTAGTACTAAATCTCAAATAGAAAAAGATAAATGGACTTCTAACCAAACTTATATTGCTTTAGAGAATTTATTAAATGCCTGTGCAGCACTTAAAATTGATACTTGCCCGATGGAAGGTTTTAATGCCGAAAAGTACAACGAAATACTAAACCTTACTAAACAAAACTTAAGTACCACTGTTATAGCAACTGTAGGTTACCGTTCAGATAAAGATTCTTCTCAGCATTCTAAAAAGATTAGAAAACCTATCGAAAATATATTCATATAA